A region from the Bacteroides sp. genome encodes:
- a CDS encoding radical SAM protein — MRHYNIPFFIPELGCPHQCIFCDQHRISGTVKVPRPGELSAQVGAYLATFADGEKEVEVAFFGGNFTGLPLAEQEAYLAAAAPWIRNGKVQGIRLSTRPDYITEENLQLLRRYGVSSIELGAQSMDEEVLRLSGRGHTARQVEEAASLILANGFRLGLQMMTGLPGDKLEKTLYTARRVVELGAAETRIYPTLVIEGTRLAELYREGSYKPLTLEETLERCKLLVLLFEQEGVKILRLGLHPSEGLINGNDLLAGPFHPALKELVETAIWKDLLREAYSKWQGRSVCIRVSPKALNAAIGHQGSNRKWLEKVFKKVDFKADLALKGREYHADPC; from the coding sequence ATGCGACACTACAATATCCCGTTTTTCATCCCAGAGCTGGGCTGCCCGCATCAGTGCATTTTCTGCGACCAGCACAGGATATCGGGCACCGTAAAAGTTCCCCGTCCCGGAGAGCTAAGCGCCCAGGTCGGGGCTTATCTGGCCACCTTCGCTGATGGGGAGAAGGAGGTGGAGGTTGCCTTTTTTGGGGGGAACTTCACCGGGCTACCCCTGGCAGAACAGGAAGCCTACCTTGCCGCGGCAGCGCCCTGGATTAGAAATGGGAAAGTACAGGGCATCCGCCTTTCCACCCGTCCCGATTACATCACGGAGGAGAACCTGCAACTTTTGCGCCGCTATGGGGTGAGCAGCATCGAGCTTGGGGCGCAGTCGATGGATGAGGAGGTCTTAAGGCTTTCAGGTCGCGGTCATACCGCCAGGCAGGTGGAGGAAGCTGCCAGCCTGATCCTGGCCAATGGCTTCCGGCTGGGGCTTCAGATGATGACCGGTTTGCCGGGCGATAAACTGGAGAAAACCCTTTACACAGCAAGGCGTGTCGTGGAATTGGGGGCCGCGGAAACCCGTATTTATCCCACCCTTGTAATAGAAGGCACCCGGCTGGCGGAGCTATACCGCGAAGGATCGTATAAGCCCCTTACCCTGGAGGAAACCTTGGAACGCTGCAAACTCCTGGTTCTTTTGTTCGAACAGGAGGGCGTGAAGATCCTGCGGCTGGGTTTACACCCCTCAGAAGGGCTGATCAATGGCAACGACCTGCTGGCAGGCCCTTTCCACCCTGCCCTGAAGGAACTGGTGGAAACCGCCATCTGGAAGGATTTACTCAGGGAGGCCTATTCTAAATGGCAGGGCAGGTCGGTGTGCATCCGGGTTTCGCCCAAAGCCCTCAATGCAGCCATTGGGCACCAGGGATCGAACAGGAAGTGGCTGGAAAAGGTTTTCAAAAAAGTAGATTTTAAAGCCGATCTGGCACTTAAAGGGAGGGAATATCATGCTGATCCTTGCTGA